In Kaistella faecalis, a genomic segment contains:
- a CDS encoding histidine kinase: MRKILLVFIMLMSGIVSAQTAKEIIEKNIELSGGLTNWKLLNSIIIQGRLTLGINDHYPIKIFQERPNLTKTVITINKKETAIEGYDGKKGYAMNYATNKLQEYPNYIAESFDTDFIDWESKGFEANYLGKEKVGETYCHKVELIKNVNKTLYYFDSKSYMLLKEVKTDETLVYSDYKKVGSLLMPFRIESSTPKKDSDYVMLINKIETNKVLPPNTFKF, translated from the coding sequence ATGAGAAAGATATTGCTAGTATTCATCATGTTGATGAGCGGAATTGTTTCCGCACAAACCGCAAAGGAAATTATAGAAAAAAATATAGAACTCTCAGGAGGTTTAACCAACTGGAAACTTTTAAATTCGATCATCATTCAGGGAAGGCTTACATTAGGAATAAACGATCATTATCCTATTAAAATCTTCCAGGAAAGGCCAAATCTTACGAAAACAGTAATTACAATCAATAAAAAGGAGACTGCAATTGAAGGTTACGACGGTAAAAAAGGATATGCCATGAATTATGCGACCAATAAGCTGCAGGAATATCCGAACTATATTGCTGAAAGTTTCGATACCGATTTTATTGACTGGGAAAGCAAAGGATTTGAAGCAAACTATCTGGGAAAGGAGAAAGTAGGAGAAACATACTGTCATAAAGTTGAACTTATAAAAAATGTAAATAAAACACTGTATTATTTCGACTCTAAATCGTATATGCTGCTGAAGGAGGTAAAAACCGATGAAACGCTTGTATACAGTGATTACAAAAAAGTGGGAAGCTTATTGATGCCCTTTAGAATTGAATCTTCGACTCCTAAAAAAGACAGTGATTACGTTATGCTGATTAATAAGATTGAAACCAACAAGGTTCTGCCCCCGAATACTTTTAAATTTTAA
- the kdsB gene encoding 3-deoxy-manno-octulosonate cytidylyltransferase — MKIIAVIPARYEASRFPGKLMQILGGKTVIATTYQNVVATGLFDEVFVATDSEIIFDEIIKKGGNAVMTGQHETGSDRIAEAVQNIDCDIVVNVQGDEPFLKTEPLKQLISVFEDDSEEKISLASLKIKLKNTEEIENPNHVKVITDNHGFALYFSRSVIPYPREIHPEVEYFKHIGVYAFRKKALITFAQLPMKPLEISEKIECIRYLEYGMKIKMIETDFVGVGIDVPEDLEQARAILGARESS; from the coding sequence ATGAAAATTATCGCTGTGATACCCGCACGCTATGAAGCCAGCCGTTTTCCCGGAAAGCTGATGCAGATTTTGGGCGGTAAAACGGTAATTGCCACAACTTACCAAAATGTTGTAGCTACGGGTTTGTTCGATGAAGTATTTGTTGCCACGGATTCCGAAATCATTTTTGATGAAATCATCAAAAAAGGAGGAAACGCAGTGATGACAGGTCAGCATGAAACGGGAAGTGACCGAATTGCAGAAGCAGTTCAGAACATTGATTGCGATATTGTGGTGAATGTTCAGGGAGATGAACCTTTTCTGAAAACCGAACCGTTAAAACAGTTAATTTCCGTTTTTGAGGATGATTCTGAAGAAAAAATTTCATTGGCATCACTAAAAATTAAATTAAAAAATACGGAGGAAATAGAAAATCCTAATCATGTAAAAGTGATTACCGATAATCATGGTTTTGCGCTCTATTTCAGCAGGTCTGTAATTCCTTATCCGCGCGAAATTCATCCGGAGGTAGAATATTTCAAGCATATTGGCGTTTATGCTTTCAGGAAAAAGGCACTGATTACTTTCGCCCAACTTCCGATGAAACCACTTGAAATTTCAGAGAAAATTGAATGTATACGCTATTTGGAATACGGGATGAAAATTAAAATGATCGAAACAGATTTCGTAGGAGTAGGCATTGATGTTCCGGAAGACCTGGAGCAAGCACGGGCAATTTTAGGAGCGCGCGAGAGTTCTTAA
- a CDS encoding pyridoxal phosphate-dependent aminotransferase: protein MKVSKLAHNLIGSEIIKIGNQVNDLKAQGAEIANLTIGDLDANIYPIPARLKEEIQKAYQNNLTNYPPANGLLSLRKTVSEDLKNRWNLEYSADEILVAGGSRPLIYATFKTIVDEGDKVVYPIPSWNNNHYAYLTHAEKIEVETSQSNNFLPTAEELKPHLEGAVLLALCSPLNPTGTMFTKDQLTEICELILEENKKRGENEKPLYLMYDQIYAMLTFDEEHFNPVSLFPEMKKYTVFIDGTSKCFAATGVRVGWSFGPTEIIDKMKALLGHIGAWAPKPEQQAVSVFLGEPENVDFFVNDFKGKIADSLKILHTGIQEMKSRGLQVDSIKPMGALYLTIELDYLGKTKPDGSQIADSSDLVFYLINEAGVALVPFSAFGNSRNMPWFRASAGGLSSDEIRNMLPRLENALSKLS, encoded by the coding sequence ATGAAAGTATCAAAACTCGCCCACAATCTTATCGGTTCAGAAATTATTAAAATTGGTAATCAGGTAAATGATCTGAAAGCGCAGGGCGCCGAGATCGCCAATCTTACCATCGGTGATTTGGATGCCAATATTTACCCGATTCCCGCAAGACTGAAAGAAGAAATTCAGAAGGCTTACCAAAATAACCTGACCAATTATCCGCCGGCAAACGGCCTTTTATCTCTGAGAAAAACTGTTTCCGAAGATTTAAAAAATCGCTGGAATCTTGAATATTCCGCAGATGAAATCTTAGTGGCAGGCGGCTCCAGACCTTTAATTTATGCTACTTTCAAAACGATTGTTGATGAAGGTGATAAAGTAGTGTATCCAATTCCTTCGTGGAACAACAACCATTATGCCTATTTGACCCACGCTGAAAAAATTGAAGTTGAAACGTCTCAGTCCAATAACTTTTTGCCGACTGCAGAGGAATTGAAACCTCATTTGGAAGGTGCAGTTCTGCTGGCTTTATGTTCTCCGCTGAATCCGACCGGAACAATGTTTACTAAAGATCAGCTCACCGAAATTTGTGAACTCATTCTGGAAGAGAATAAAAAACGCGGTGAGAATGAAAAACCGCTTTATCTGATGTATGATCAGATTTACGCGATGCTTACTTTTGATGAAGAGCATTTCAATCCTGTTTCTCTTTTCCCGGAAATGAAGAAATACACCGTTTTTATCGACGGGACTTCGAAATGTTTTGCGGCAACGGGAGTCAGAGTAGGTTGGAGTTTTGGTCCTACGGAAATTATTGACAAAATGAAAGCATTACTCGGCCACATCGGGGCCTGGGCGCCAAAACCTGAGCAGCAGGCCGTTTCGGTATTTTTGGGTGAGCCGGAAAATGTAGACTTTTTTGTGAATGACTTTAAGGGAAAAATCGCTGACAGTTTAAAAATTCTGCATACCGGAATTCAGGAAATGAAATCCCGCGGGTTGCAGGTCGACAGTATTAAACCGATGGGTGCACTGTATCTCACCATTGAGCTTGATTATTTAGGCAAAACAAAACCTGACGGTTCACAGATTGCGGATTCGTCTGACCTTGTATTTTATTTGATCAACGAAGCTGGTGTGGCGCTTGTACCATTTTCGGCGTTCGGAAATTCACGGAATATGCCGTGGTTTAGGGCATCAGCAGGTGGTTTGTCTTCGGACGAAATCAGAAATATGTTGCCAAGACTCGAAAATGCACTTTCAAAACTTTCTTAA